The following coding sequences are from one Eucalyptus grandis isolate ANBG69807.140 chromosome 11, ASM1654582v1, whole genome shotgun sequence window:
- the LOC104425142 gene encoding late embryogenesis abundant protein At1g64065 yields MDVESAPKFAKPTAPPKPRHGCRNACIALVVILVLIVVLIVILAFTVFKAKHPVTTVNSTKVRSLKASVSIAPLGLNLNVTLDLDISVKNPNKVGFKYEDSTCLLNYRGEQVGEVPIPADEIGADQTKEMNLTLTVLANRFLSNSQAYSDFLSGVLPLNTYTKMSGKVTIMGLFKVHVVATTSCDLSVYVSNSTVGNQQCKYKTKL; encoded by the coding sequence ATGGACGTCGAATCCGCGCCGAAGTTCGCGAAGCCCACGGCGCCGCCCAAGCCGAGACACGGATGCAGGAACGCCTGCATTGCGCTGGTGGTGATCCTCGTCCTCATCGTGGTGCTGATCGTGATCCTGGCCTTCACCGTGTTCAAGGCGAAGCACCCCGTGACCACCGTGAACTCGACGAAGGTCAGGAGCCTGAAGGCGTCGGTCAGCATCGCCCCTCTCGGGCTCAACCTGAACGTGACCCTGGACCTCGACATCTCGGTGAAGAACCCCAACAAGGTCGGCTTCAAATACGAGGACAGCACTTGCTTGTTGAATTACAGGGGAGAGCAAGTCGGGGAGGTCCCGATCCCCGCGGATGAGATAGGGGCCGACCAGACGAAGGAGATGAACCTGACGCTCACCGTGCTGGCGAACCGGTTCCTGTCGAACTCGCAGGCGTACTCGGACTTCCTGTCCGGGGTCTTGCCCCTCAACACGTACACGAAAATGTCTGGTAAGGTGACCATCATGGGATTGTTTAAGGTCCATGTGGTCGCCACGACTTCCTGCGATTTGAGCGTGTATGTGTCAAATAGTACAGTGGGGAATCAACAGTGTAAGTATAAGACCAAGTTGTAG
- the LOC104425143 gene encoding uncharacterized protein LOC104425143, with protein sequence MDVESVPKFAKPPAQRRRSHGCRNACLAPVAVLVLIAVLIVILAFTVFKAKHPVTTVNSAKLRNLQVSVSIAPLGINLNVTVDVDISVKNPNRVAFKYENSTCLLNYRGEQVGEAPVPAGEIGAGRTKQMNLTLNVLANRFLSNSQAMSDFLSGVLPLNTYTKMPGTVTILGLFKVHVVSTTSCDLSVLVSNSTLGNQQCRYETKL encoded by the coding sequence ATGGACGTCGAATCCGTACCCAAGTTCGCGAAGCCCCCGGCGCAGCGCAGGCGCAGCCACGGATGCAGGAACGCCTGCCTTGCGCCGGTGGCGGTCCTCGTCCTCATCGCGGTGCTGATCGTGATCCTGGCCTTCACCGTGTTCAAGGCGAAGCACCCCGTGACCACCGTGAACTCCGCGAAGCTCAGGAACCTGCAGGTGTCGGTCAGCATCGCCCCTCTCGGGATCAACCTGAACGTGACCGTGGACGTCGACATCTCCGTGAAGAACCCCAACAGGGTCGCCTTCAAGTACGAGAACAGCACTTGCTTGTTGAATTACAGGGGAGAGCAAGTCGGGGAGGCCCCGGTGCCGGCGGGCGAGATAGGGGCCGGCCGGACGAAGCAGATGAACCTGACGCTCAACGTGCTGGCGAACCGGTTCCTGTCGAACTCGCAGGCGATGTCGGACTTCCTGTCCGGGGTGTTGCCCCTCAACACGTACACGAAAATGCCTGGTACGGTGACCATCTTGGGATTGTTCAAGGTCCATGTGGTCTCTACGACTTCCTGCGATTTGAGCGTGCTTGTGTCCAATAGTACTCTGGGGAATCAACAGTGTAGGTACGAGACCAAGTTGTAG
- the LOC104425144 gene encoding 2,3-bisphosphoglycerate-independent phosphoglycerate mutase isoform X2 has translation MGNSEVGHNALGAGRIYAQGAKLVDLALASGKIYEGEGFKYIKECFENGTLHLIGLLSDGGVHSRLDQLQLLVKGAAEHGAKRIRVHILTDGRDVLDGSSVGFVETLENDLAKLREKGVDAHIASGGGRMYVTMDRYENDWNVVKRGWDAQVLGEAPYKFRSAVEAVKKLRAEPNANDQYLPPFVIVDENGKAVGPIVDGDAVVTFNFRADRMVMLAKALEYENFDKFDRVRFPKIHYAGMLQYDGELKLPSHYLVSPPEIERTSGEYLVQNGIRTFACSETVKFGHVTFFWNGNRSGYFNPELEEYVEIPSDTGIPFNVRPKMKAVEIAEKARDAILSRKFDQVRVNLPNGDMVGHTGDMEATIVGCKAADEAVKIILDAVEQVGGIYVVTADHGNAEDMVKRDKSGQPLVDKSGNIQILTSHTLRPVPIAIGGPGLAPGVRFRRDLAEAGLANVAATVINLHGFEAPSDYEPTLIEVVE, from the exons ATGGGCAACAGCGAGGTCGGTCACAACGCCTTAGGCGCCGGGCGCATTTATGCGCAAGG TGCAAAACTTGTTGACCTAGCCCTAGCTTCTGGAAAAATTTACGAAGGAGAAGGTTTTAAGTATATAAAGGAGTGCTTTGAGAATGGAACGTTGCACCTAATTGGGCTATTAAGTGATGGTGGTGTTCACTCTAGGCTTGATCAGTTGCAG TTGCTTGTAAAAGGGGCTGCCGAGCATGGAGCTAAAAGAATACGAGTTCATATTCTGACTGATGGCCGTGATGTTTTGGACGGTTCAAGTGTGGGCTTTGTAGAAActcttgaaaatgatcttgCAAAGTTACGTGAAAAAGGAGTTGATGCACATATCGCGTCTGGGGGAGGTCGCATGTATGTGACCATGGACCGTTATGAG AACGACTGGAATGTGGTTAAACGAGGATGGGATGCGCAAGTTCTTGGTGAAGCTCCTTATAAGTTTAGAAGTGCTGTTGAAGCAGTAAAAAAGCTCAGGGCAGAGCCTAATGCCAACGACCAATATTTGCCTCCTTTTGTCATTGTTGATGAGAATGGAAAGGCTGTTGGTCCCATTGTGGATGGTGATGCTGTTGTTACGTTCAATTTTCGAGCAGATCGTATGGTCATGCTTGCCAAGGCacttgaatatgaaaattttgacaaattcgATCGGGTTCGCTTTCCAAAAATTCACTACGCCGGAATGCTTCAGTATGATGGTGAACTGAAGCTTCCGAGCCATTACCTTGTCTCTCCACCAGAAATCGAGAGGACATCCGGTGAATACTTAGTTCAGAATGGTATTCGAACATTTGCTTGCAG TGAGACTGTCAAATTTGGTCATGTGACATTTTTCTGGAATGGCAATCGGTCTGGCTATTTTAACCCCGAATTGGAGGAGTATGTTGAAATCCCAAGCGACACAGGAATTCCATTTAACGTCCGCCCAAAGATGAAGGCAGTAGAGATTGCTGAAAAGGCAAGGGATGCCATTCTCAGTAGAAAATTTGACCAG GTGAGGGTGAACCTACCGAATGGTGATATGGTGGGGCATACTGGAGATATGGAGGCGACGATTGTTGGATGTAAGGCTGCTGATGAGGCTGTCAAG ATTATCCTAGATGCGGTAGAGCAGGTCGGTGGAATTTATGTTGTTACAGCAGACCATGGGAATGCCGAGGACATGGTGAAGAGGGATAAATCCGGGCAACCCCTAGTCGACAAGAGTGGCAACATTCAGATTCTTACTTCTCACACCCTTCGACCG GTGCCGATCGCGATCGGAGGGCCAGGACTGGCACCAGGTGTCAGGTTCCGCCGGGATTTGGCTGAGGCTGGGCTCGCCAACGTCGCCGCCACCGTGATTAATCTTCACGGGTTCGAGGCTCCCAGCGATTACGAGCCCACCCTCATCGAAGTTGTCGAGTAA
- the LOC104425144 gene encoding 2,3-bisphosphoglycerate-independent phosphoglycerate mutase isoform X1 has translation MGSSEFTWKLPDHPRLPKGRTVAVVVLDGWGEAEPDPYNCIHVADTPALDSLRKGAPDKWRLIKAHGTAVGLPTDDDMGNSEVGHNALGAGRIYAQGAKLVDLALASGKIYEGEGFKYIKECFENGTLHLIGLLSDGGVHSRLDQLQLLVKGAAEHGAKRIRVHILTDGRDVLDGSSVGFVETLENDLAKLREKGVDAHIASGGGRMYVTMDRYENDWNVVKRGWDAQVLGEAPYKFRSAVEAVKKLRAEPNANDQYLPPFVIVDENGKAVGPIVDGDAVVTFNFRADRMVMLAKALEYENFDKFDRVRFPKIHYAGMLQYDGELKLPSHYLVSPPEIERTSGEYLVQNGIRTFACSETVKFGHVTFFWNGNRSGYFNPELEEYVEIPSDTGIPFNVRPKMKAVEIAEKARDAILSRKFDQVRVNLPNGDMVGHTGDMEATIVGCKAADEAVKIILDAVEQVGGIYVVTADHGNAEDMVKRDKSGQPLVDKSGNIQILTSHTLRPVPIAIGGPGLAPGVRFRRDLAEAGLANVAATVINLHGFEAPSDYEPTLIEVVE, from the exons atggGGAGCTCGGAGTTCACGTGGAAGCTGCCGGATCACCCGAGGCTGCCGAAGGGGAGGACCGTGGCGGTGGTGGTGCTGGACGGCTGGGGCGAAGCCGAACCCGACCCGTATAACTGCATCCACGTCGCCGATACTCCTGCCTTGGATTCTCTCAGAAAG GGTGCTCCTGACAAGTGGAGATTGATAAAGGCTCATGGAACTGCGGTGGGGCTTCCCACGGACGATGACATGGGCAACAGCGAGGTCGGTCACAACGCCTTAGGCGCCGGGCGCATTTATGCGCAAGG TGCAAAACTTGTTGACCTAGCCCTAGCTTCTGGAAAAATTTACGAAGGAGAAGGTTTTAAGTATATAAAGGAGTGCTTTGAGAATGGAACGTTGCACCTAATTGGGCTATTAAGTGATGGTGGTGTTCACTCTAGGCTTGATCAGTTGCAG TTGCTTGTAAAAGGGGCTGCCGAGCATGGAGCTAAAAGAATACGAGTTCATATTCTGACTGATGGCCGTGATGTTTTGGACGGTTCAAGTGTGGGCTTTGTAGAAActcttgaaaatgatcttgCAAAGTTACGTGAAAAAGGAGTTGATGCACATATCGCGTCTGGGGGAGGTCGCATGTATGTGACCATGGACCGTTATGAG AACGACTGGAATGTGGTTAAACGAGGATGGGATGCGCAAGTTCTTGGTGAAGCTCCTTATAAGTTTAGAAGTGCTGTTGAAGCAGTAAAAAAGCTCAGGGCAGAGCCTAATGCCAACGACCAATATTTGCCTCCTTTTGTCATTGTTGATGAGAATGGAAAGGCTGTTGGTCCCATTGTGGATGGTGATGCTGTTGTTACGTTCAATTTTCGAGCAGATCGTATGGTCATGCTTGCCAAGGCacttgaatatgaaaattttgacaaattcgATCGGGTTCGCTTTCCAAAAATTCACTACGCCGGAATGCTTCAGTATGATGGTGAACTGAAGCTTCCGAGCCATTACCTTGTCTCTCCACCAGAAATCGAGAGGACATCCGGTGAATACTTAGTTCAGAATGGTATTCGAACATTTGCTTGCAG TGAGACTGTCAAATTTGGTCATGTGACATTTTTCTGGAATGGCAATCGGTCTGGCTATTTTAACCCCGAATTGGAGGAGTATGTTGAAATCCCAAGCGACACAGGAATTCCATTTAACGTCCGCCCAAAGATGAAGGCAGTAGAGATTGCTGAAAAGGCAAGGGATGCCATTCTCAGTAGAAAATTTGACCAG GTGAGGGTGAACCTACCGAATGGTGATATGGTGGGGCATACTGGAGATATGGAGGCGACGATTGTTGGATGTAAGGCTGCTGATGAGGCTGTCAAG ATTATCCTAGATGCGGTAGAGCAGGTCGGTGGAATTTATGTTGTTACAGCAGACCATGGGAATGCCGAGGACATGGTGAAGAGGGATAAATCCGGGCAACCCCTAGTCGACAAGAGTGGCAACATTCAGATTCTTACTTCTCACACCCTTCGACCG GTGCCGATCGCGATCGGAGGGCCAGGACTGGCACCAGGTGTCAGGTTCCGCCGGGATTTGGCTGAGGCTGGGCTCGCCAACGTCGCCGCCACCGTGATTAATCTTCACGGGTTCGAGGCTCCCAGCGATTACGAGCCCACCCTCATCGAAGTTGTCGAGTAA
- the LOC104425145 gene encoding uncharacterized protein LOC104425145, giving the protein MDNSILSDCCTRTIILVALLLSLRTPGSCAFDNLEFWPAAVEPRVLELPRDYRAAERRLLGPFQLCLACKCCAAATPAPVCTTMPCCFAIDCQLPNKPFGVCAFVPKSCNCASCAV; this is encoded by the exons atgGACAACTCCATTCTCAGTGACTGTTGCACCAGAACGATCATTCTAGTGGCTCTACTTCTCTCCCTCAGGACTCCAG GATCCTGTGCGTTCGACAATCTCGAGTTCTGGCCTGCGGCGGTGGAGCCCCGGGTCCTCGAGCTCCCTCGCGACTATAGGGCTGCCGAGAGACGGCTGCTAGGGCCGTTCCAGCTCTGCCTCGCGTGCAAGTGCTGCGCGGCCGCCACGCCGGCGCCCGTGTGCACCACGATGCCGTGCTGCTTCGCCATCGACTGCCAGCTCCCGAACAAGCCCTTCGGGGTGTGCGCCTTCGTCCCCAAGTCCTGCAATTGCGCATCCTGTGCTGTCTAG
- the LOC104425146 gene encoding protein LURP-one-related 5 encodes MELLGIYPTLVLEDSPGREPVRVPVAPGEEWGPGGGGGGGGGNLTVWKKSSMSFQGTDGFTVFDDRGRLVFRVDNYSRRGQCASGGGGLVLMDGVGNALLTLRPKVLSMQCQWRAYKGENDYGKKTPNLRVFSMRRSSLLFHNNSKSEAEVFLGGRVKHGQAPDFTVEGSFTRRNCIIRSSTGEIAAKISRKRATTTVLLGDDVFCLAVQPGFDPELAMAFVVILDRICKKTYKPVLCS; translated from the exons ATGGAGTTATTAGGCATTTATCCGACGCTAGTTCTTGAA GATTCACCCGGACGAGAGCCGGTGCGAGTACCAGTCGCGCCGGGAGAAGAATGGGgacccggcggcggcggcggcggcggcggcggcaacctCACCGTGTGGAAGAAATCGAGCATGAGCTTCCAAGGGACCGACGGGTTCACGGTCTTCGATGACCGCGGGAGGCTGGTCTTCCGGGTCGATAACTACTCGAGGAGAGGTCAGTGCGCGTCCGGAGGCGGCGGGCTCGTGCTGATGGATGGAGTTGGGAATGCCCTTCTAACTTTGAGACCTAAG GTTCTGAGCATGCAATGCCAGTGGCGCGCCTACAAGGGAGAGAACGACTATGGAAAGAAAACTCCCAATTTGAGAGTATTTTCCATGAGGAGGAGCTCACTGCTCTTTCACAACAACAGCAAAAGTGAAGCCGAGGTGTTCTTGGGCGGGCGTGTGAAGCACGGTCAAGCGCCAGATTTCACGGTCGAAGGCTCATTCACGAGGCGAAACTGCATCATCAGGAGCTCCACGGGGGAGATCGCGGCGAAGATCTCGAGGAAGAGAGCAACCACGACGGTCTTGCTCGGGGACGACGTGTTCTGCTTGGCAGTGCAACCTGGGTTCGACCCGGAGCTCGCCATGGCTTTTGTCGTGATCTTGGATCGGATCTGTAAGAAAACCTACAAACCGGTTTTGTGTTCTTAG